In Aminivibrio sp., the sequence CTCCGTGGGTTTGTAGAAGCCGGTCACGATATTGAATACCGTGGTCTTGCCCGCCCCGTTGGGACCTATCAGCCCCACGATCGAACCCCGGGGGACGTCGATGGTGAAATCCCTGACGGCGGTCAGTCCGCCGAACTTCATGGTCACGTTTTCCATGCGGAGTATGGGCTCCTGGGTCGTCATTTCGCTTCACCGCCCCGGGCGGAACGGCCGAACAGCCGGTTCCAGCTTATTTCCCTCATGCCCATGATACCCTCGCTGCGGAAAAGAATGATGAGGATGAGCGAGAGGGAGAAGATGACCATTCTCATCCCCGGAATGCCCGGTATTTCGAAGTCTCCTATTACCAGGGGGTTTTCCACGATCCTGAGCCATTCGAGGAGCACCGTGATAACCACGCTCCCGATCAGACTGCCCGTGATGGAGCCGAGCCCTCCTGCCACGGTGATCATCAGCACGTTGAAGGTCAGGGTGAAGACAAACATCTTCGGGTCGATGGTGGTGACGAGGCTGCCCATGAGGGCGCCGCCCACGCCGGCGAAAAATGCGCCGATAGAGAAGGAGACCACCCTGTAGAAAAAGGTGTTGATGCCCATGTTCTTTGCGGCGATCTCGTCGTCCCGGATGGCCTTGAGCACGTTGCCGAAGTTGCTGTTGACGAGCCTGATGATGAAGAAGAGGGTCAGAAGGAGCCACCCGTAATTCCACCAGAGGTTCGCATAGTTGGGAATGCCCTTGATCCCCAGGGCGCCGTTGGTGATGAAGCTGAGGTTCGTGAGGACCACCCGGATTATCTCGGCGAAGCCCAGGGTGGCGATGCCGAGGTAGTCGCCGCCCAGGCGCAGCACCGGGATGGCGATGAGCAGGCCGCAAAGGGCAGCTATGATCCCCGCCAGGAGCACCGCCACAAAGAAGGGTGCCTGGATCACCGACAGGGGCCAGATGAGAGGCTCGAGGATCCACATGGTCTCCTTCTGGGCAGGGGTCAGGATGAGCAGGGCGCACACGTAGGCACCTATGGCCATGAAGCCTGCGTGGCCGAGGGAAAACATGCCGGTGAAGCCGTAGATCAGGTTCAGGCTGAGGGCGAGGATGGCGTTTACGGCAATCAGGTTGAGCACCTGGATCTTGTAGCCGTCCAGGTTTCCCTGGGCCCACCAGATGAACGCCCCGATACCCGCGATGGCCACGCCGTTGAGGATGAGGTTTCTCGTCCGGGTATTCATATCTTGTCCTCCAGCTTCTCTCCCATGAGCCCTGTGGGCTTCATGAGCAGAATGATGATGAGGAGTACGAAGGCGAAAGCGTCACGGTATCCCGACAGGGTGGGGAAAAAGGCGACCGCCATGATTTCGATGACGCCGAGGAACATTCCGCCGATCACCGCCCCCTGGATGGAGCCGATGCCGCCGAAAACGGCGGCGATGAAGGCTTTCAGGCCCGGGAAGAGGCCCATGAAGGGATGGATCTGGGGATAGCGAAGGGCCCACATGATACCCGATGCGGCTGCAAGGGCAGAGCCGATGCCGAAGGTGATGGAGATGATCCTGTTCACCGACACGCCCATGAGCCTCGTGGTTTCGATGTCCTTCGAGATGGCTCTCATGGCGAGCCCGGGCTTGGTTCTGTAAACGATCCAGAGGAGCCCGAGCACAAGGAAGAGCGTCACCACGGGGACGACGATGGCAAGGGGCAGAATGCGGATTTCTCCGAACTTGATGACCTTCACGAGCCAGTCGGGCCGCGACACGGGTCGAGGAAGACCGGTAAAGATCACGATGCTGAGGTTCTGGATAAAGAAGGACACGCCAATGGCGCTGATGAGGGCGGAAATACGGGGGGCGTTCCTGAGGGGCTTGTAGGCGATCTTGTCCACAAGGACACCGCAGAAGGAGCTGGCGGCCACGGCAAGGACCGCGGCCAGTCCCCAGGGGAGATGCAGCAGTGTAATGGCGAAGAAGATAAAGTAGGCGCCCAGCATGAAGATTTCTCCGTGGGCAAAGTTGATGAGCCTGAGAATTCCGTAGACCATGGTGTATCCGATGGCGATGAGGCCGTAGAGAGATCCGAGTGTTATCGCGTTGAAAAGATGCTGGAAAAACATGCTTCCGCTCATAGAGGTTCCCCCCTGACTTCAAGAAAATGGAGGGTGGAGGCGTTCCCCCACCCTCCGGACAAAGAAGTGCGAACGAACCTTGAGGAAGGGGGATCCCTTACATCTCGGGCTCGACGGTTCCGATGAACAGTTTCTTTCCGTCCTTGATCTGCACGATACCCACCGGGCTCTCAGCGTCGTGGGTCTCATTGATGGTCTTGCTGCCGGTGACGCCGGGGAAGTTCTTCGTCTTTGCGAGGGCGTCGCGGATGGCATCGGGTTCGGCGGATCCGGCAACCTTGATGGCGTTGGCGACGAGCATGTAAGAGTCGTAGCCGAGAGCGGCGTTGACGTTGGGGTCCTTTTCAGGGTGAGCCTTCTTCCAGTTCTCGGTGAAGGTTCTGGCGATCGGGCTCATGTCGGTCATGGAAGGATCGTAGGGGAAGGTGGTGTGGATGAAGCCTTCCACGGCGTCTCCGCCGATCTTCACGATCTCGGGGTTGTCCATGGCGTCGCCGCCCATGATCTGGAACTCGGCGCCGAGCTCCCGTGCCTGCTTCATGATGATGGCGCCCTCGGCGAAGTCGGCGGGGATGAAGAGAAGATCAGGCTTCTTGCTGATGATCTCGGTGAGCTGGGCGGTGAAGTCCTGGTCGCCGGAGTTGTACTTCAGTTCGGAGACAATTTCGCCGCCGAGCTTCTTGTAGGACTGCTTGAAGAAACTGGCGAGGCCCACGCAGTAGTCGTTGGCCACGTCCACGAGAAGGGCTGCCTTCTTCAGGTTGAGGTCCTTCATGGCATAGGTAGCGGCACCGGCGCCCTGGAAGGGGTCGATGAAGCAGGCCCTGAAGACGTACTTTTTGCCCTGGGTCACGAGAGGGTTGGTGCAGGAGGTTCCCATCATGGGGATCCCTGCAGCCTCGGCCACTTCGCCGCCCGCCATGGCGAGGGAGGAGCCGTAGGTTCCGATGACCGCGACGACCTTGTCGCGTTCCACCAGACGCTTCACCGCGTTCGCCGCTTCGACCTTGTCTGTCTTGTTGTCCACGACGACGAGTTCCACTTTCTTCCCGAGAAGTTCGGGCAGTTCCTTGTGGGCCATCTGGATGCCCTCGAGCTCGAGCTGGCCGCCGAACGCCGTCCTTCCCGTCAGGGGAAGATACACGCCGATCTTGATGGTATCGGCCGCAAAAGCAGTTCCCGCAAGAACCATAACAAGAATTGCCGCAAGCAGTACGTTACGAAGCTTCATTTGGATATTCCCTCCTCGGATGTGGTTTACATACTTCCCCGGAATTATACACAAAAAAGGCGCCTACAGGAAGAGTGCATTTGCATCTGCGGCAGCGCGAAAAATCATCCCCGCAGGCCGGACGATTGCAGGGATGTCCGTACCCGATCCCGGAGTTCAGCCCTCTTGCCGCCGTTCCAACTCGAGGTCCGGGTGAAATAGCCCGTGATCCTCGTGATGCCGTCCACGTCACGGCTTCCGCACCAGCCGCATTCCGTCCGGAGCCCGCGGCTCACCCGGCCGCAGCTGTTGCAGATGGTGAACTCGGGACTGAAAGCCACTTGGGCGTTCTCCGTGTGACGGAAAATCTTCCGGATAAAGGACGCCAGAGCGTCCGGATCCGGCTTATGCTCCCCCATCCAGAGATGGGTGATGGCTCCGGCGGAAATCATGGGATGGAACCGCCCTTCCCACAGCACCTTGTCCGCCGGGTCCATCCGGACGGAGTAGGGGATATGGCTGCTGTTGGTGTAGTACACCTCGCCGCTGCAGGGATCGCCCTTCACCACCGACGCGGCTTCCGGCCAGTCTTTCAGGTCGAGCTTGGCGAAGCGGTAGGCGGTGCTCTCCGCCGGAGTCTGCTCCAGCACCACGGAAAGCCCCGTGCGCTCCGTGAGGGCTTCGCACTTCAGGTTCATGTACTGGACCGCGGCGAGGGCAAGGCCGAGGGCCTCCTCGGACTCGTGGAGCTGTTTCCCCGTCATCACCTGG encodes:
- a CDS encoding branched-chain amino acid ABC transporter permease; amino-acid sequence: MSGSMFFQHLFNAITLGSLYGLIAIGYTMVYGILRLINFAHGEIFMLGAYFIFFAITLLHLPWGLAAVLAVAASSFCGVLVDKIAYKPLRNAPRISALISAIGVSFFIQNLSIVIFTGLPRPVSRPDWLVKVIKFGEIRILPLAIVVPVVTLFLVLGLLWIVYRTKPGLAMRAISKDIETTRLMGVSVNRIISITFGIGSALAAASGIMWALRYPQIHPFMGLFPGLKAFIAAVFGGIGSIQGAVIGGMFLGVIEIMAVAFFPTLSGYRDAFAFVLLIIILLMKPTGLMGEKLEDKI
- a CDS encoding branched-chain amino acid ABC transporter permease; this encodes MNTRTRNLILNGVAIAGIGAFIWWAQGNLDGYKIQVLNLIAVNAILALSLNLIYGFTGMFSLGHAGFMAIGAYVCALLILTPAQKETMWILEPLIWPLSVIQAPFFVAVLLAGIIAALCGLLIAIPVLRLGGDYLGIATLGFAEIIRVVLTNLSFITNGALGIKGIPNYANLWWNYGWLLLTLFFIIRLVNSNFGNVLKAIRDDEIAAKNMGINTFFYRVVSFSIGAFFAGVGGALMGSLVTTIDPKMFVFTLTFNVLMITVAGGLGSITGSLIGSVVITVLLEWLRIVENPLVIGDFEIPGIPGMRMVIFSLSLILIILFRSEGIMGMREISWNRLFGRSARGGEAK
- a CDS encoding ABC transporter substrate-binding protein; translated protein: MKLRNVLLAAILVMVLAGTAFAADTIKIGVYLPLTGRTAFGGQLELEGIQMAHKELPELLGKKVELVVVDNKTDKVEAANAVKRLVERDKVVAVIGTYGSSLAMAGGEVAEAAGIPMMGTSCTNPLVTQGKKYVFRACFIDPFQGAGAATYAMKDLNLKKAALLVDVANDYCVGLASFFKQSYKKLGGEIVSELKYNSGDQDFTAQLTEIISKKPDLLFIPADFAEGAIIMKQARELGAEFQIMGGDAMDNPEIVKIGGDAVEGFIHTTFPYDPSMTDMSPIARTFTENWKKAHPEKDPNVNAALGYDSYMLVANAIKVAGSAEPDAIRDALAKTKNFPGVTGSKTINETHDAESPVGIVQIKDGKKLFIGTVEPEM